The following are encoded in a window of Onthophagus taurus isolate NC chromosome 3, IU_Otau_3.0, whole genome shotgun sequence genomic DNA:
- the LOC111419425 gene encoding ATP-binding cassette sub-family C member 4-like, with translation MDAGYKLNKPSPKKTANVCSKLFYVWLVSLFRKGIKGKISLSDLYTAMDSDKSEVISNKLEYYWFLELEKSKKSNRKPSLLRSMCNAFSAHFMLYGLYYFIQFALLRSFQPVLISLFVQMFTTENLDNPHKESYMYIYGFGLIFVTLLVAFFQHHVYLELSRAGMRWRVACSSLIYRKTLKLSKKSLSATAGGQIVNLISNDLTRFDFVAPMLHTAWVIPIQVAIITYFIYEEVQESAFAGVGAMILLTLPVQGIIAKLSTYLRTKTAKRTDYRVKLMGELIGGIQVVKMYVWEKPFEKIVEIARKKEIDLLTYTSYIRGCYASFAVFTERTTLYFSVICYYILGNKITAHTVFSMAQFYNILQMSMAIFFPLAVTLGAEALVSIQRLEEILMMEERHNDIELSENPGIIIEDLTASWVLGQPNLINLNLRVPEGMLCAIVGPVGSGKSTILQLLLGELRQDHGSVKIGGNISYASQEPWLFVSTVRKNIVFIQNYNKFRYNKIVKVCALERDFELFPNGDKTMVGERGVSLSGGQRARINLARAIYKDADIYLLDDPLSAVDTHVANHLFDECINGYLKGKTRILVTHQLQFLKKVDHIIVLNNGKVEAQGTFNQLLSSNSNFMRYLQKQEESQENELQNEMNDIVLQHRRTESLASTKSAVSEFDAEINYEDNEESSSIEGTNPFSKYIQAGSNLCSFICLTTLLIIGQIATSLCDYFLTFWTKSDEATPRGSYTYVYIYTGVVVACIFFVTLRSIMFFKFSMNASKNLHNKMFHSLLKAPMRFFDTNPSGRILNRFSRDMGAMDEVLPRVGIDAIQIFLVMCGIIVMIGIANPYMVIAAVILGIFFLQIRRWYALTAKDIKHLEGTTKSPVLSHLSATINGIETVRANSCEIILKSEFDEHQNIHTSAWYLTITCMAAVGLWLDFLCVIFLMCIVLGFIIMDYFNPVESSNVGLAISQAMILTGMLQFGVRQSTEVVNQMTSVERILEYTNIESEENLDQKTIRTQVTKSWPQHGKVEFKHLYLRYSPGESPVLKNLSFTIQPGEKVGIVGRTGAGKSSIISALFRLTNLEGSIYIDNVDTSSLSIYELREKISIIPQEPVLFSSTVRYNLDPFNNYKDSEIYNVLDQVELKRFIPSLDFEIDEGGANFSVGQRQLLCLARAILRNNKILVLDEATANVDHTTDSLIQTTIRKRFQSFTVLTIAHRLNTIMDSDKILVMDAGKLVEFDHPHILLQNRDGFLYKMVEETGSAMMSQLMEIAEATYVRDTRL, from the exons atggACGCtggatataaattaaataaaccgAGCCCGAAAAAAACGGCGAATGTATGTTCGAAACTTTTTTATGT GTGGTTGGTGAGTTTGTTTAGGAAAGGAATTAAAGGCAAAATTTCTTTATCCGATCTCTACACCGCTATGGATTCTGATAAATCAGAAGTTATTAGTAATAAACTCGAATATTATTGGTTCTTAGAACTGGAGAAGTCGAAAAAATCGAATCGAAAACCGAGTTTATTACGGTCAATGTGTAACGCATTTTCAGCTCATTTTATGTTGTATgggttatattattttattcaattcgCACTATTACG aTCATTCCAACCAGTTCTCATCTCACTTTTCGTCCAAATGTTCACAACAGAAAACTTAGACAACCCCCATAAAGAATCTTACATGTACATTTATGgttttggattaatttttgtaacattgtTGGTTGCTTTCTTTCAACACCACGTTTATTTAGAACTGAGTCGCGCTGGGATGCGATGGAGAGTTGCTTGTAGCAGCTTAATTTATAGAAAG acATTAAAATTGAGCAAAAAATCGCTTTCAGCCACAGCTGGGGgacaaattgtaaatttaatctcCAATGATTTAACACGATTTGATTTTGTGGCGCCGATGTTGCACACAGCTTGGGTTATTCCAATTCAAGTTGCTATTATaacgtattttatttatgaagaggTTCAAGAATCGGCTTTTGCTGGAGTTGGTGctatgattttattaactttaccAGTTCaag gaATAATAGCAAAATTATCAACGTATCTCCGAACAAAAACAGCAAAAAGAACCGATTACCGAGTAAAATTAATGGGTGAATTAATCGGGGGGATACAAGTGGTGAAAATGTACGTTTGGGAAAAgccttttgaaaaaatcgtcgaAATTGCCCGAAAAAAGGAGATAGATCTATTAACTTACACCTCATATATTCGAGGTTGTTATGCAAGCTTTGCAGTTTTTACTGAAAGAACAACGTTATATTTCTCAGTTATTTGCTATTACATTCTTGGAAATAAAATAACGGCCCACACTGTGTTTTCAATGGCTCAATTTTATAACATCCTTCAAATGTCGATGGCAATTTTCTTTCCCTTAGCGGTGACTTTAGGTGCTGAAGCTTTAGTTTCAATTCAAAGATTAGaagaaatattaatgatgGAAGAAAGACACAACGATATAGAATTAAGTGAAAATCCAGGAATTATTATAGAAGATTTAACAGCTTCTTGGGTTCTTGGACAACccaatttgattaatttaaatttaagagtCCCCGAAGGAATGTTATGTGCCATAGTTGGACCGGTTGGTTCaggaaaatcaacaattttacaattattattaggCGAATTAAGACAAGACCACGGAAGCGTTAAAATTGGGGGGAATATTTCTTATGCAAGTCAAGAACCTTGGTTATTCGTTTCAACCGTAAGgaaaaatatcgtttttattcaaaattacaacaaatttagGTATAACAAAATCGTTAAAGTTTGTGCTTTAGAAAGagattttgagttatttcCAAATGGTGATAAAACGATGGTTGGGGAAAGAGGGGTTTCTTTAAGTGGTGGACAAAGAGCCAGAATTAATTTAGCAAGAGCTATTTATAAAGACGctgatatttatttattggatGATCCACTTTCAGCTGTTGATACTCATGTGGCTAATCATCTTTTTGATGAGTGTATTAATGGGTATCTTAAAGGAAAGACGCGGATTTTGGTGACGCatcaattacaatttttaaaaaaggttgatcatattattgttttaaataat ggAAAAGTTGAAGCTCAAGGAACTTTCAATCAATTATTATCAAGCAACTCAAATTTCATGAgatatttacaaaaacaagaaGAGAGTCAAGAAAATGAGTTACAAAATGAAATGAATGATATTGTCTTGCAACATCGAAGAACTGAGTCGCTTGCATCAacgaaa agTGCTGTGTCAGAATTTGATGCAGAAATAAATTACGAAGACAACGAAGAATCCTCTTCGATCGAAGGAACCAACCCGTTCTCAAAATACATACAAGCAGGCTCAAATCTTTGCAGCTTCATATGTTTAACCACCCTTTTAATAATCGGTCAAATCGCGACGAGTTTATGCGATTACTTCTTAACATTTTGGACGAAATCCGACGAAGCCACCCCGAGGGGGAGTTACACTTACGTTTATATTTACACAGGCGTCGTCGTCGCTTGTATCTTTTTCGTCACGTTACGTTCAATCATGTTCTTCAAATTCTCAATGAACgcatcaaaaaatttacacaACAAAATGTTCCATTCGTTATTAAAAGCCCCGATGAGATTTTTCGACACAAATCCTAGTGGAaggattttaaatcgattttcgAGGGATATGGGGGCGATGGATGAAGTTCTTCCTCGAGTGGGAATTGACGCAATACAAATCTTTTTGGTTATGTGTGGGATTATTGTTATGATTGGAATTGCTAATCCTTATATGGTTATTGCGGCTGttattttggggattttttttttgcaaattaggAGGTGGTATGCTTTAACGGCTAAGGATATTAAACATCTTGAAGGAACTA cgAAAAGTCCGGTTTTATCGCATTTAAGTGCCACAATAAACGGAATTGAAACTGTTCGTGCAAATTCGtgcgaaataattttaaaatcagaGTTCGATGAGCACCAAAATATCCACACTTCCGCTTGGTACTTAACAATAACTTGTATGGCGGCTGTTGGATTATGGCTCGATTttctttgtgttattttcCTCATGTGCATCGTTTTGGGATTTATCATCATGGATTATT ttaATCCCGTTGAAAGTAGTAACGTTGGTTTGGCAATTTCCCAAGCGATGATTTTAACTGGGATGCTTCAATTCGGGGTTCGGCAATCAACGGAAGTTGTTAATCAAATGACTTCCGTTGAGAGGATCTTAGAATACACCAATATTGAATCTGAGGAGAATTTGGATCAAAAAACGATTCGAACGCAAGTTACTAAATCGTGGCCTCAACATGGAAAGGTTGAATTTAAACATCTTTATTTGAGATATTCCCCGGGGGAATCcccggttttaaaaaatttatcttttacgATCCAACCGGGTGAAAAAGTTGGAATTGTTGGACGAACGGGAGCTGGGAAATCTTCAATTATTTCAGCACTATTTCGATTAACTAATTTAGAAGGGAGTATTTATATCGATAATGTTGATACATCATCGTTAAGTATTTACGAATTAAGAGAAAAGATTTCAATTATCCCGCAAGAACCcgttttattttcatcaacaGTTCGCTACAATTTAGACCCATTCAATAATTACAAAGATTCCGAGATTTACAACGTTTTAGATCAGGTcgaattaaaaagatttattccATCTTTAGATTTTGAAATAGACGAAGGTGGCGCTAATTTTAGCGTTGGACAAAGACAATTACTTTGTTTAGCTAGAgctattttaagaaataataaaattttagttttggaCGAAGCGACAGCTAATGTTGATCATAC gaCCGATTCTTTGATTCAAACTACGATCAGGAAAAGATTCCAGTCGTTCACCGTTTTAACAATAGCGCATAGATTAAACACAATTATGGATTCGGATAAAATTTTGGTGATGGATGCTGGGAAATTGGTGGAGTTTGATCACCCGCATATTTTGTTGCAAAATCGTGAtggatttttatataaaatggtTGAAGAAACTGGATCGGCTATGATGAGTCAATTAATGGAAATAGCCGAAGCAACTTATGTTAGAGATACACGACtataa